The Gymnodinialimonas sp. 57CJ19 genome includes a window with the following:
- a CDS encoding site-2 protease family protein has product MGNAIVFTLRGPWRIPIQFDISLLLLAVLFAMLFMDRGIAAAAMGFSMIVVAILLHELGHAAACVAQGIPVTRIVLFGGGGFCEYHARVSPRQTEFIAVAGPLVNLALWAIITLIVPLTIAEPTPVNINGTLITPPQGTSELTRNLGFFAQLNLFLALFNLLPILPLDGGRLLHSWLHRYVRAVTANKITGAVGVIFSILWIPLMFAAYFAFGFILLFFPSFMQSWRMMRSGQGFY; this is encoded by the coding sequence ATGGGCAATGCCATCGTCTTCACCCTGCGCGGCCCGTGGCGCATCCCGATCCAGTTCGACATCAGCCTTCTGCTGCTCGCCGTGCTCTTCGCGATGCTCTTCATGGATCGCGGCATCGCCGCCGCCGCCATGGGCTTTTCGATGATCGTGGTGGCGATCTTGCTCCATGAACTGGGCCATGCGGCGGCATGCGTGGCCCAAGGCATCCCCGTTACGCGCATCGTGCTCTTTGGGGGCGGGGGGTTTTGTGAATACCACGCCCGTGTCAGCCCGCGCCAGACCGAGTTCATCGCCGTCGCGGGCCCCCTTGTGAACCTCGCGCTTTGGGCAATCATCACCCTGATCGTCCCCCTCACGATTGCCGAGCCTACGCCTGTCAACATCAACGGCACCCTGATCACCCCGCCTCAGGGCACGTCAGAGCTGACCCGTAACTTGGGCTTTTTCGCACAACTCAACCTGTTCCTCGCGCTGTTCAACCTGTTGCCAATCTTGCCGTTAGACGGCGGGCGGCTGCTGCATTCCTGGCTGCATCGCTACGTCCGCGCGGTCACTGCCAACAAGATCACCGGAGCCGTGGGCGTTATCTTCTCGATCCTGTGGATACCGCTGATGTTCGCCGCCTATTTCGCCTTCGGCTTCATTCTGCTGTTCTTCCCCAGCTTCATGCAAAGCTGGCGCATGATGCGCAGCGGTCAGGGGTTTTATTAA
- a CDS encoding sigma-54 dependent transcriptional regulator, with amino-acid sequence MIDAPVLFVDDEPDLRLAGEQTLSLADIPVILCPTAAEALGHISKEFPGILVTDIRMPGMDGTALMAEALDRDPDLPVILVTGHGDVGLAVQSMRQGAYDFLEKPYDPARLVETIQRALDKRRLTMEVRALKAQSSGAAGTDPIAAMLNGRSTAMAQLRAQLRAVAETDADALIEGATGTGKEVAARALHAASDRAARPFVAVNCAALPDTMIESELFGHTPGAFAGATRERYGKFEHARGGTLFLDQIDSIPLALQGKLLTALQDRAITPLGSNEPVALDLRVVAASRRDLAKAASEGTFRDDLLYRLNVVTLRMPPLAERREDIPPLFQILMAEASTRHSRPVPPVSPEALADLATKAWPGNIRELRNEAERAVLGFGLQGDPNRTGRLADQMAAHERSLIAATLSAQNGSIKATYEALGISRKALYEKMQKHALDRSDFRPAPDAQNP; translated from the coding sequence ATGATCGACGCTCCGGTCCTATTTGTTGACGACGAACCCGATCTGCGCCTCGCCGGAGAGCAGACCCTGTCGCTGGCCGATATCCCCGTGATCCTTTGCCCGACGGCGGCAGAGGCCCTCGGACATATCTCAAAGGAATTTCCGGGCATTCTCGTGACGGACATTCGAATGCCGGGCATGGATGGCACGGCCCTGATGGCCGAAGCGTTGGACCGCGACCCGGACCTGCCGGTGATTTTGGTCACGGGTCACGGCGACGTGGGGTTGGCGGTCCAAAGCATGCGCCAGGGGGCCTATGATTTTCTGGAAAAGCCCTATGATCCCGCGCGCTTGGTCGAGACAATCCAAAGGGCGCTGGACAAGCGGCGCTTGACGATGGAGGTGCGGGCCTTGAAGGCGCAATCCTCGGGCGCGGCGGGCACTGACCCGATCGCGGCAATGTTGAACGGTCGCTCCACCGCCATGGCCCAGTTGCGCGCGCAGCTCAGAGCGGTGGCCGAGACCGACGCCGATGCGTTGATCGAGGGGGCGACGGGCACCGGAAAGGAAGTGGCCGCAAGGGCGTTGCACGCAGCGTCCGACCGGGCCGCTCGGCCCTTCGTGGCGGTGAACTGCGCCGCCCTGCCCGACACGATGATAGAAAGCGAGCTTTTCGGCCACACCCCCGGCGCCTTTGCCGGCGCCACGCGGGAGCGTTACGGAAAGTTTGAACACGCCCGTGGGGGCACGCTGTTCCTTGACCAGATCGACAGTATTCCGCTGGCCCTGCAAGGCAAGCTGCTGACGGCGCTGCAAGACCGGGCGATTACGCCGCTTGGCTCGAACGAACCTGTGGCGCTCGACCTGAGGGTCGTGGCCGCGTCGCGCCGGGATCTGGCCAAAGCCGCCAGCGAGGGCACGTTCCGCGACGACCTGCTGTATCGGCTGAACGTGGTGACCCTGCGCATGCCACCCCTGGCGGAGCGGCGCGAGGACATCCCGCCCCTGTTCCAGATCCTGATGGCGGAGGCTTCCACCCGCCATAGCAGACCGGTCCCGCCAGTCTCGCCTGAGGCCTTGGCAGACCTGGCCACCAAGGCGTGGCCCGGCAATATCAGAGAGCTGCGCAACGAAGCCGAACGGGCGGTGCTTGGCTTTGGCCTGCAAGGCGACCCCAACAGAACCGGTCGGCTGGCCGATCAAATGGCCGCCCACGAACGCAGCCTGATCGCGGCAACACTCAGCGCGCAAAACGGCTCGATCAAAGCGACCTATGAGGCGCTGGGGATCAGCCGCAAAGCGCTCTACGAGAAGATGCAAAAACACGCCCTGGATCGGTCTGACTTCCGCCCCGCCCCAGACGCCCAAAACCCTTGA
- a CDS encoding cytochrome P450: MITLHQSPTDPAFVQNPYPFYAGARAHGPLFHWHDYAMPCTTTHAATNAILRDRRFGREPVDALPVPDHLKPFYNVEAHSMLELEPPRHTRLRGLVLRAFTNHRIKELAPEITQLTHDLIDRFPENHDLLETFARPLPVTIIARLLGVPEDMAPDLLRWSNAMVMMYQAGRTRADEDVAVAATEEFVAFMRDYVERKRRDPQDDLITALIAAEEDGAKLSTDELITTCILLLNAGHEATVHSIGNGMKLCLEDGHRPPADPAKFTEELLRIDPPLHMFTRTAYEEVEVHGHTFQRGDQVALLLGAANRDPEVYPDPDTFLPDRSGPAQLAFGAGLHFCVGAPLARLELQIALPILFQRCPDLALTAVPQYADIYHFHGLDALMVRS, translated from the coding sequence ATGATCACACTTCACCAATCCCCGACCGACCCCGCCTTCGTGCAGAACCCCTACCCGTTCTACGCCGGCGCCCGTGCCCATGGCCCCCTGTTCCACTGGCACGATTACGCCATGCCTTGCACCACAACCCACGCGGCCACCAATGCCATCCTGCGCGACCGCCGCTTCGGCCGTGAGCCTGTGGATGCGCTCCCCGTGCCGGACCACCTCAAACCGTTCTACAACGTCGAAGCCCACTCCATGCTGGAGCTGGAGCCGCCCCGCCACACCCGCCTGCGCGGCCTCGTGCTGCGTGCCTTCACCAACCACCGGATCAAGGAACTGGCGCCCGAGATCACCCAGCTGACCCACGACCTGATCGACCGCTTCCCCGAAAACCACGACCTGCTTGAAACCTTCGCCCGGCCCCTTCCCGTCACCATCATCGCCCGCCTCCTTGGCGTGCCCGAGGATATGGCCCCAGACCTGCTGCGCTGGTCCAACGCCATGGTGATGATGTACCAGGCGGGCCGCACCCGCGCCGACGAGGACGTCGCCGTTGCGGCGACGGAGGAGTTCGTGGCCTTCATGCGAGACTACGTCGAGCGCAAGCGCCGCGACCCACAGGACGACCTGATCACCGCGCTCATCGCCGCCGAGGAAGACGGCGCGAAGCTCTCCACCGACGAGCTGATCACCACCTGCATCCTGCTCCTGAACGCGGGTCACGAGGCGACGGTGCATTCCATCGGCAACGGCATGAAACTCTGCCTCGAAGACGGCCACCGCCCCCCTGCCGACCCTGCCAAATTCACCGAAGAACTGCTGCGCATCGACCCGCCGCTGCATATGTTCACCCGCACCGCCTATGAGGAGGTTGAGGTTCACGGCCACACCTTCCAGCGCGGCGACCAAGTGGCGCTCCTGCTCGGCGCGGCCAACCGTGACCCAGAGGTCTACCCCGATCCCGATACCTTCCTGCCCGATCGCTCTGGCCCCGCACAATTAGCCTTCGGCGCGGGCCTGCACTTCTGCGTCGGCGCACCTCTGGCCAGGCTAGAGCTGCAAATCGCCCTGCCGATCCTCTTCCAGCGTTGCCCTGATCTGGCCCTGACCGCCGTGCCGCAATATGCTGATATCTATCACTTCCACGGCCTCGATGCGCTGATGGTGCGCAGCTGA
- a CDS encoding TRAP transporter fused permease subunit, producing MTDQAATDQVDGPIIADGVDEEPVESNRRLFEGRAFLIVGILSVLYAGFHMAALNGLSISAMTGIELPFLPQFPMETWNFRITHIAGALALGFLLFSAHTFGAEVASDRSTRAISLVAALFALPALYAAYTVLGFIAQINGGELPQMGGLTTWAAFPGTDIYNAEVFHFGLPLLVATGGAIVLGWFERQGRGSFAASDIVLALCAVVVALYLIPIYSTAARNAVGTSFVPIGVAFAATAGAAMILELTRRVAGLALVIITGVFLVYTFTAHLLPGILAVQNPYDWQRFFGFVYTDAGILGPTTAVSSTYIILFIIFAAFLQASKVGDYFVNFAFAAAGRARGGPAKVAIFASGLMGMINGTSAGNVVATGSLTIPLMKKVGYHKKTAGAVEAAASTGGQIMPPIMGAGAFIMAEITGIPYQDIAIAALIPAVLYFASIYFMVDFEAAKLGMRGMREDELPKFREMAKKVFLFLPIVILIAALFMGYSVIRAGTLATVAAVVVSWAAPEHFLPRGAWSLQRLFVLAISAMTIILTVVWIVTPAPAPGADQSALMTNLALITGLIIVASFLYISVQEVANPDSTLGLGMKGMLRGLEIAGVMSIQIIAVCACAGIIVGVISLTGVGARFSSVLLDLAGVSQLLALFFAMCIAILLGMGMPTTAAYAVAASVVAPGLVSLGIPQLTAHFFVFYFAVVSAITPPVALASYAAAGISGANPMETSVASFKIGIAAFIVPFMFFYNGNLLMQGPIVEQAGEMIHQAPAWYNLLRAGITAILGIFLLTSGIQGWFVGNRPVWFLRVGLILAALLLIAGGWTTDIAGIATAVVIFLIQRLFNPTANAAIPVRGAD from the coding sequence ATGACCGACCAAGCAGCGACAGACCAAGTAGACGGCCCGATCATCGCCGACGGCGTGGATGAAGAGCCGGTAGAAAGCAATCGCCGCTTGTTCGAGGGCCGCGCGTTCTTGATCGTGGGGATCTTGTCGGTGCTCTATGCGGGCTTCCACATGGCGGCCCTGAACGGCCTGTCCATTTCCGCGATGACCGGGATTGAATTGCCCTTCCTGCCGCAGTTCCCAATGGAAACATGGAACTTCCGCATCACCCATATCGCGGGCGCCCTGGCCTTGGGGTTCCTGCTGTTCTCGGCCCATACCTTCGGCGCAGAGGTCGCGTCGGACCGCTCGACAAGAGCGATCTCACTGGTCGCGGCACTCTTCGCCCTTCCCGCGCTCTATGCCGCCTATACCGTCCTGGGCTTCATCGCCCAAATCAACGGCGGAGAGCTGCCGCAGATGGGCGGGCTGACCACTTGGGCCGCCTTCCCCGGCACCGATATTTACAATGCCGAAGTCTTCCACTTCGGCCTGCCCCTGCTGGTCGCCACCGGCGGTGCCATCGTGCTTGGCTGGTTCGAGCGTCAGGGCCGCGGCTCTTTCGCCGCCTCCGACATCGTGCTGGCGCTCTGCGCCGTGGTCGTCGCGCTCTACCTGATCCCGATCTATTCCACCGCTGCGCGTAACGCTGTCGGCACCTCCTTCGTGCCCATCGGAGTGGCTTTCGCGGCCACCGCAGGCGCCGCGATGATCCTGGAGCTGACCCGCCGCGTCGCGGGTCTGGCCCTCGTCATCATCACCGGGGTCTTCCTCGTCTACACCTTCACGGCACATCTTTTGCCCGGCATCCTTGCGGTGCAAAACCCCTATGACTGGCAGCGCTTCTTCGGCTTCGTTTACACCGACGCAGGCATCCTTGGGCCAACCACAGCCGTGTCGTCGACCTACATCATCTTGTTCATCATCTTTGCCGCCTTCCTCCAGGCCTCCAAAGTGGGCGATTACTTCGTCAACTTCGCCTTCGCTGCCGCGGGCCGTGCCCGTGGGGGGCCTGCGAAAGTGGCAATCTTCGCCTCGGGCCTGATGGGCATGATCAACGGCACATCGGCGGGCAACGTGGTGGCCACCGGCTCACTGACGATCCCGCTGATGAAGAAAGTCGGCTACCACAAGAAAACCGCCGGCGCCGTGGAAGCAGCCGCCTCCACCGGTGGGCAGATCATGCCCCCGATCATGGGCGCGGGCGCCTTCATCATGGCCGAGATCACCGGCATCCCCTATCAGGACATCGCCATCGCGGCGCTGATCCCCGCCGTGCTGTACTTCGCCTCCATCTACTTCATGGTGGATTTTGAGGCCGCCAAACTCGGCATGCGCGGAATGCGTGAAGACGAGCTGCCAAAGTTCCGCGAAATGGCCAAGAAGGTCTTCCTGTTCCTGCCGATCGTCATCCTGATTGCGGCGCTCTTCATGGGCTATTCGGTGATCCGAGCAGGCACACTCGCCACAGTTGCCGCCGTCGTCGTCTCTTGGGCCGCGCCCGAGCACTTCTTGCCGCGCGGCGCCTGGTCCTTGCAACGCCTCTTCGTGCTCGCCATCTCGGCAATGACGATCATCCTCACCGTCGTCTGGATCGTCACCCCCGCCCCGGCACCGGGGGCTGATCAAAGCGCACTGATGACGAACCTCGCGCTGATAACCGGCCTGATCATTGTGGCCAGCTTCCTCTACATCTCGGTGCAGGAAGTGGCGAACCCCGACAGCACCCTTGGCCTCGGCATGAAAGGCATGCTGCGCGGGCTCGAGATCGCAGGCGTCATGTCGATCCAGATCATCGCCGTTTGCGCCTGTGCAGGCATCATCGTTGGCGTCATCTCCCTTACCGGCGTTGGCGCGCGCTTTTCCTCGGTCCTTCTGGACCTGGCAGGCGTCAGCCAACTTCTGGCGCTGTTCTTCGCCATGTGCATCGCGATCCTTCTGGGCATGGGCATGCCCACCACGGCGGCCTACGCGGTGGCCGCAAGCGTTGTGGCGCCGGGCCTCGTGTCCCTCGGCATCCCGCAACTGACGGCACATTTCTTCGTCTTCTACTTCGCCGTGGTCTCCGCCATCACGCCGCCCGTGGCCCTGGCCTCATATGCTGCCGCTGGCATCTCTGGCGCCAACCCGATGGAAACAAGCGTCGCCAGCTTCAAGATCGGCATCGCCGCCTTCATCGTGCCGTTCATGTTCTTCTACAACGGCAACCTCCTGATGCAGGGCCCCATCGTCGAACAAGCCGGTGAAATGATCCACCAGGCCCCCGCCTGGTATAACCTCCTGCGCGCAGGCATCACGGCAATCCTGGGCATCTTCCTGCTGACATCGGGCATCCAGGGCTGGTTCGTGGGCAATCGCCCCGTGTGGTTCCTACGGGTGGGCCTGATCCTCGCCGCCCTCCTGCTGATCGCAGGCGGCTGGACCACCGACATCGCCGGCATCGCAACCGCGGTGGTGATCTTCCTGATCCAACGCCTCTTCAACCCCACGGCAAACGCTGCCATCCCGGTGCGCGGCGCCGACTAG
- the uvrA gene encoding excinuclease ABC subunit UvrA produces MAELKNIEVRGAREHNLKNIDLDIPRDKLVVITGLSGSGKSSIAFDTIYAEGQRRYVESLSAYARQFLDMMEKPDVDHISGLSPAISIEQKTTSKNPRSTVGTVTEIYDYLRLLFARAGTPFSPATGLPIEAQQVQDMVDRVMAMEEGTRAYLLAPIVRDRKGEYRKEFLELRKQGFQRVKVDGAFYELDEPPTLDKKFRHDIDVVVDRIVVREGTETRLADSFRTALDLADGIAVLELAQRSGEDQAPQEGDREEPQRFTFSEKFACPVSGFTIPEIEPRLFSFNAPFGACPSCDGLGMELFFDEGLMVPDKALSLEDGAIAPWRKGKSPYFVQTIEAIAKHYGFAPKTKWKDLDPKIQQVFLRGSGEEEIQFRYDEGGRVYQVERTFEGVIPNMERRYRETDSAWIREEFERFQNNRPCGDCGGYRLRPEALAVKIAGLHVGQVVQMSISEAFAWCETVPESLTKQKNEVARAILKEIRERLGFLNNVGLQYLTLSRNAGTLSGGEAQRIRLASQIGSGLTGVLYVLDEPSIGLHQRDNDRLLTTLKNLRDQGNTVIVVEHDEEAIREADYVFDIGPGAGVHGGQVVGEGTPDDLIANPNSITGDYLAGRREIAIPAKRRKGNKKKLTVVKATGNNLQNVTADYPLGQFVCVTGVSGGGKSTLTIETLFKTASMKLNGARQTPAPCETIKGLEHLDKVIDIDQRAIGRTPRSNPATYTGAFTPIRDWFAGLPESKARGYRPGRFSFNVKGGRCEACQGDGLIKIEMHFLPDVYVECETCRGQRYNRETLEVQFKGKSIADVLNMTVEDAQEFFKAVPSIRSKMDALMRVGLGYIKVGQQATTLSGGEAQRVKLSKELAKQSTGRTLYILDEPTTGLHFEDVRKLLEVLHELVDQGNSVVVIEHNLDVIKTADHIIDIGPEGGDGGGQIVAKGTPEQVAKVAESHTGRYLGPMLEARQHAAE; encoded by the coding sequence ATGGCCGAGTTGAAGAACATCGAGGTGCGCGGCGCGCGCGAACACAACCTCAAGAACATCGACCTTGATATTCCCCGCGACAAGCTCGTGGTGATTACAGGTCTGTCGGGCTCGGGCAAATCCTCCATCGCGTTTGACACGATCTACGCCGAGGGTCAGCGCCGCTACGTTGAATCGCTGTCCGCTTATGCACGCCAATTCCTTGATATGATGGAGAAACCCGACGTCGATCACATCAGCGGCCTGAGCCCCGCAATTTCGATCGAGCAAAAGACGACCTCCAAGAACCCCCGTTCCACCGTGGGCACCGTCACCGAAATCTACGACTATCTGCGCCTGCTTTTTGCGCGCGCGGGCACGCCCTTCAGCCCCGCCACCGGCCTGCCGATCGAGGCGCAACAGGTGCAGGATATGGTCGACCGCGTCATGGCGATGGAGGAAGGCACACGCGCCTATTTGCTCGCCCCCATAGTGCGCGACCGCAAAGGCGAATATCGCAAGGAATTCCTAGAACTACGCAAGCAAGGTTTCCAAAGGGTTAAAGTCGACGGCGCCTTCTACGAATTGGACGAGCCGCCGACCCTCGACAAGAAATTCCGCCACGACATTGATGTTGTCGTGGACCGGATCGTGGTGCGCGAAGGTACGGAAACACGGTTGGCCGACAGCTTTCGCACCGCGCTGGATCTGGCCGACGGCATCGCGGTGCTGGAACTGGCACAGCGAAGCGGCGAGGACCAGGCGCCCCAAGAGGGCGACAGGGAGGAGCCGCAGCGGTTCACCTTCAGCGAGAAATTCGCCTGTCCCGTCAGCGGATTCACCATCCCCGAGATCGAGCCGCGCTTGTTCTCGTTTAACGCGCCGTTTGGCGCCTGCCCGTCGTGCGACGGCTTGGGGATGGAGCTGTTTTTCGACGAGGGTCTGATGGTACCCGACAAGGCCCTGTCCCTTGAAGATGGCGCTATCGCCCCGTGGCGTAAGGGAAAATCCCCCTATTTCGTGCAAACGATCGAAGCTATCGCCAAGCATTACGGCTTTGCGCCGAAGACAAAATGGAAAGACCTGGACCCGAAGATCCAGCAGGTTTTCCTGCGCGGATCGGGGGAGGAGGAAATCCAATTCCGCTACGACGAAGGCGGACGCGTTTACCAGGTTGAGCGCACCTTTGAAGGCGTCATCCCCAATATGGAGCGCCGCTATCGCGAAACCGATAGCGCGTGGATCAGGGAAGAATTTGAGCGGTTCCAGAACAACCGCCCCTGCGGCGACTGCGGCGGCTATCGTCTGCGCCCTGAAGCGCTGGCGGTAAAGATCGCGGGCCTCCACGTGGGCCAGGTGGTGCAAATGTCGATTTCCGAGGCCTTCGCATGGTGCGAAACCGTGCCCGAAAGCCTGACGAAGCAGAAAAACGAGGTTGCCCGCGCGATCTTGAAGGAAATCCGTGAGCGTTTGGGGTTTCTTAACAATGTGGGGCTTCAATACCTTACGCTATCGCGCAACGCGGGCACTTTGTCGGGCGGTGAAGCGCAGCGTATTCGGCTGGCGTCGCAGATCGGCTCGGGCCTGACGGGGGTGTTGTACGTGCTGGATGAACCCTCGATCGGGTTGCATCAGCGTGATAACGACCGGCTGCTGACGACGCTGAAGAACCTGCGCGATCAGGGCAATACGGTGATCGTGGTGGAGCATGACGAAGAGGCGATCCGCGAGGCGGATTACGTCTTCGATATCGGCCCGGGTGCGGGGGTGCATGGCGGGCAGGTGGTGGGTGAAGGCACGCCCGACGACCTGATTGCCAACCCCAACTCGATCACTGGGGATTATCTGGCAGGACGGCGCGAGATCGCGATTCCGGCCAAGCGGCGCAAGGGCAACAAGAAGAAGCTGACGGTGGTGAAGGCCACGGGCAACAACCTGCAGAATGTCACGGCGGATTACCCGCTGGGGCAGTTCGTGTGCGTCACGGGCGTGTCGGGGGGCGGCAAGTCCACGCTGACAATCGAGACGTTGTTCAAGACGGCGTCGATGAAGCTGAACGGAGCGCGGCAGACGCCGGCGCCGTGTGAGACGATCAAGGGGTTGGAGCATCTGGACAAGGTGATCGACATCGACCAGCGCGCCATCGGACGCACACCACGGTCCAACCCCGCGACATACACCGGCGCCTTCACGCCGATCCGGGATTGGTTTGCGGGGCTGCCCGAGTCCAAGGCGCGGGGCTACAGGCCGGGACGGTTCAGTTTCAACGTGAAGGGCGGCCGGTGCGAGGCCTGTCAGGGTGACGGGCTGATCAAGATCGAGATGCACTTCCTGCCAGACGTCTACGTGGAGTGCGAGACCTGCCGGGGCCAGCGCTACAACCGCGAGACGTTGGAGGTGCAGTTCAAGGGCAAGTCCATCGCCGATGTGCTGAACATGACGGTGGAGGACGCGCAGGAGTTCTTCAAGGCGGTGCCCTCGATCCGCTCGAAGATGGACGCGCTGATGCGGGTGGGTCTGGGCTATATCAAGGTCGGCCAGCAGGCCACGACACTGTCGGGCGGTGAGGCGCAGCGGGTGAAGCTTTCCAAGGAACTGGCGAAGCAATCCACGGGACGCACGCTCTATATCCTCGACGAGCCGACGACGGGCCTGCACTTTGAAGACGTGCGTAAGCTGTTGGAAGTGCTGCATGAATTGGTGGATCAGGGGAATTCTGTCGTTGTCATTGAACATAACCTCGACGTGATCAAAACTGCCGACCACATCATCGACATTGGCCCCGAGGGTGGCGATGGCGGTGGGCAGATCGTGGCCAAGGGCACGCCGGAGCAGGTGGCGAAAGTGGCCGAAAGCCACACCGGGCGCTATCTCGGGCCGATGCTGGAGGCACGGCAGCACGCGGCGGAATAA
- a CDS encoding MFS transporter encodes MTLSETRTPWPLIAALYLTGLIAGMQFSKISLTLTALAEAYPGWPVAFAVSGVAVMGILFGVMAGGITASIGPRRAILMALAASAIVGGAEAFLPPFQAFMALRVIEGAGHLVLVVAVPTLMARLAAPKDRGLVMGLWATFFGVGFSVAALLMGDNLVLAYGGHAVFAGLMFCVLTAMLPRGVVAVRRPLPRLSDHLTIYATPRLFAPALGHGIYAMLFLALVTFLPLALGALWLAPILPLAGILGSLLAGVLIRWFTPGTLVPTTFAAMALLFSLTLLGGAAAPYVLILAMLCSGVTAGAGFAAVPWLNEADDDRALSNGALAQLGNIGTFTGTPVLAALGSAAYLPVAIGVCIVAAVVTFLAYRAARS; translated from the coding sequence ATGACCCTTTCCGAGACCCGCACCCCCTGGCCGCTGATCGCGGCATTATATCTGACCGGGTTGATCGCGGGGATGCAGTTTTCCAAAATCTCCCTGACGTTGACGGCCCTGGCTGAGGCCTATCCGGGCTGGCCCGTCGCCTTCGCGGTGTCGGGCGTGGCGGTCATGGGCATCCTCTTTGGGGTCATGGCGGGGGGGATCACCGCCAGTATCGGCCCGCGCCGCGCGATCCTGATGGCGTTGGCGGCCTCCGCAATTGTGGGCGGGGCCGAGGCCTTTTTGCCGCCATTCCAAGCCTTTATGGCGCTGCGGGTCATCGAAGGCGCAGGACATCTGGTGCTGGTCGTGGCCGTGCCCACATTGATGGCGCGTCTTGCCGCCCCCAAGGACCGAGGTCTGGTCATGGGCCTTTGGGCCACCTTCTTTGGTGTCGGTTTCTCCGTCGCGGCCCTGCTGATGGGCGATAATCTGGTGCTGGCCTACGGTGGCCACGCGGTCTTTGCGGGCCTGATGTTTTGCGTTCTTACGGCCATGCTGCCCCGTGGCGTCGTGGCGGTGCGCCGCCCGTTGCCGCGATTGTCCGATCACCTGACGATCTACGCCACCCCGCGCCTTTTCGCGCCCGCATTGGGCCACGGCATTTACGCGATGTTGTTTCTGGCGCTGGTGACATTCCTTCCGCTGGCCCTTGGCGCGTTATGGCTTGCCCCTATCCTTCCGCTGGCGGGCATCCTGGGGTCGTTGCTTGCCGGGGTGCTGATCCGCTGGTTCACGCCCGGAACGCTGGTGCCCACGACCTTCGCGGCGATGGCGCTTCTGTTTTCGCTCACGCTTCTGGGGGGCGCCGCGGCGCCCTATGTCCTGATCCTCGCCATGCTGTGCAGCGGCGTCACGGCGGGCGCGGGTTTCGCGGCCGTGCCCTGGCTGAACGAGGCCGACGACGACCGCGCCCTGTCCAACGGAGCCCTTGCGCAATTGGGCAACATCGGGACGTTCACCGGCACGCCGGTTCTGGCAGCCCTTGGGTCTGCGGCCTACCTTCCCGTGGCGATTGGCGTCTGTATCGTGGCGGCAGTTGTCACCTTCCTTGCGTATCGCGCCGCCCGTTCTTAA
- a CDS encoding TAXI family TRAP transporter solute-binding subunit has product MTFTKLGALTLSTAIVATSAFADGHVDRTGWPENFTLGTAGQGGTYFAYGSGWANLVADELGISGGSEITGGPMQNMALVHTGEAQFGMTTMGPAAESLQGTNPIAPGLQMTGACAMFPMYQTPFAVTVLASSGIESISDIPAGARIGFGPAGSTSDTYFPRMMETLGVEFDRRNGNWTDLGGQVQDGLLDVIAFAAGVPTPAVSQLEVQTEINFIAFTEEEQATIMEAFPVSPFTIPAGTYETLTEDAQSVSMWNFAIANCELPESFVYAVVDIVMSDNERMQAIHGAARSTLPENWDRNNVLNWHPGAARWFTENAGADIPADMIHGG; this is encoded by the coding sequence ATGACATTTACAAAACTCGGCGCATTGACGCTGTCCACCGCTATCGTTGCGACCTCCGCCTTTGCGGACGGCCATGTTGATCGCACCGGTTGGCCCGAGAACTTCACCCTTGGCACCGCCGGTCAGGGCGGCACCTACTTCGCCTATGGCTCCGGTTGGGCCAACCTTGTGGCGGACGAGCTGGGCATTTCCGGCGGCTCCGAGATCACCGGCGGCCCAATGCAGAACATGGCCCTGGTACACACCGGCGAGGCACAGTTCGGCATGACCACCATGGGTCCGGCCGCTGAATCGCTGCAAGGCACCAACCCCATCGCCCCCGGCCTGCAAATGACCGGCGCCTGCGCGATGTTCCCCATGTATCAGACGCCCTTCGCGGTGACCGTTCTGGCCTCTTCCGGCATCGAGTCCATCTCTGATATCCCGGCGGGCGCCCGCATCGGCTTTGGCCCCGCTGGCTCCACTTCGGACACCTATTTCCCTCGCATGATGGAAACCCTCGGCGTCGAGTTTGACCGCCGCAACGGCAACTGGACCGACCTGGGCGGTCAGGTACAGGACGGGCTGCTGGACGTGATCGCCTTCGCAGCTGGCGTTCCAACCCCCGCCGTGAGCCAGCTTGAAGTGCAAACGGAGATCAACTTCATTGCCTTCACCGAAGAAGAGCAAGCCACGATCATGGAAGCGTTCCCCGTATCGCCCTTCACGATCCCCGCGGGCACCTACGAGACCCTCACCGAAGATGCGCAGTCGGTTTCCATGTGGAACTTCGCCATCGCCAACTGTGAACTGCCCGAAAGCTTCGTTTACGCCGTCGTCGACATCGTCATGTCCGACAACGAGCGGATGCAGGCGATCCACGGCGCGGCACGCTCGACCCTGCCAGAAAACTGGGACCGCAACAACGTCCTGAACTGGCACCCCGGCGCGGCCCGTTGGTTCACCGAGAACGCAGGCGCTGATATCCCTGCGGACATGATCCACGGCGGCTAA